The following are encoded in a window of Chitinophagaceae bacterium genomic DNA:
- a CDS encoding GDP-L-fucose synthase → MRKTDKIYVAGHNGMVGSAIVRALKQKGFANLVYRTSKELDLRDQAAVERFFKDEKPQFVFLAAAKVGGIVANNTYRAEFLYDNLMIVSNIIHAAHAHAVTKLLFLGSSCIYPKMAAQPIKEEYLLTGPLEYTNEPYAIAKIAGIKLCESYRDQYGADFISVMPTNLYGINDNYHPENSHVLPALIRRFHEAKVSGLNEVVIWGSGSPKREFLFADDLADACLFLMEEYSHKEIVNIGCGEDLSIKELAEMVKEVTGYSGNLVFDTGKPDGTPRKLLDVSKINALGWRYKTSLKEGMNIAYQDFLIKQQMLQAVQ, encoded by the coding sequence ATGAGAAAGACTGACAAAATTTACGTGGCCGGACATAACGGAATGGTTGGCTCGGCGATCGTAAGGGCATTAAAGCAAAAGGGTTTTGCCAACCTTGTTTACCGTACCTCAAAAGAACTGGACCTCAGGGACCAGGCTGCCGTTGAGCGTTTCTTTAAAGACGAAAAGCCGCAGTTTGTATTCCTGGCCGCTGCCAAAGTGGGAGGCATTGTTGCCAACAACACCTACCGTGCAGAGTTCCTGTACGATAACCTGATGATCGTTTCAAACATCATTCATGCGGCACATGCCCATGCCGTTACCAAACTGCTTTTCCTGGGAAGTTCATGCATCTATCCCAAAATGGCTGCACAGCCGATCAAAGAGGAATACCTGCTTACCGGGCCGCTGGAATACACCAACGAACCGTATGCCATTGCAAAAATTGCCGGGATCAAGTTGTGCGAAAGTTACCGGGACCAGTATGGTGCCGACTTCATAAGCGTGATGCCGACAAACCTGTATGGCATCAATGATAACTACCATCCCGAGAACTCACATGTATTGCCGGCATTGATAAGAAGATTTCATGAAGCAAAGGTTTCGGGGTTGAATGAAGTGGTTATCTGGGGATCGGGTAGTCCGAAGCGTGAATTCCTTTTTGCCGATGACCTGGCAGATGCCTGTTTGTTCTTGATGGAAGAATACAGCCACAAGGAAATCGTGAATATTGGCTGTGGCGAGGACCTCAGTATAAAAGAACTGGCAGAAATGGTCAAAGAGGTAACCGGCTATTCCGGGAACCTGGTTTTTGATACCGGCAAGCCAGATGGCACACCGCGTAAATTATTGGACGTATCTAAAATAAATGCCCTAGGATGGCGTTATAAGACCTCACTTAAAGAAGGAATGAATATTGCTTACCAGGATTTTTTAATCAAACAACAAATGCTGCAGGCGGTCCAATAG
- a CDS encoding winged helix-turn-helix transcriptional regulator codes for MNILFKALNDKTRREILEHLKKGDLTAGEIANLFSISKPSISHHLDLLKQAGLVQSVKEGQFIKYSLNTTVMDEIIKWFVDFRTKN; via the coding sequence ATGAACATACTCTTCAAGGCATTGAACGACAAGACGAGGAGAGAGATCCTTGAACATTTAAAGAAGGGTGATCTGACAGCGGGTGAGATTGCAAATCTTTTCAGTATCAGCAAACCAAGTATCTCTCACCACCTTGACCTGCTCAAACAGGCAGGGTTGGTTCAGTCCGTTAAAGAAGGACAGTTCATCAAATATTCGCTGAATACCACAGTAATGGATGAGATCATAAAATGGTTTGTGGATTTCAGAACAAAGAACTAA
- the gmd gene encoding GDP-mannose 4,6-dehydratase, whose protein sequence is MKTALITGITGQDGAYLAELLLEKGYRVHGIKRRSSLINTSRVDHLYQDPHEKDVRFSMHYGDMTDSTNLIRIVQETQPDEIYNLAAMSHVKVSFDTPEYTANADGIGTLRLMEAIRILGMEKKTKIYQASTSELYGLVQEVPQSEKTPFYPRSPYAVAKMYGFWIVVNYREAYNMFACNGILFNHESPRRGETFVTRKITMAAAAIAHGLQDKLYLGNLNAQRDWGHAKDYVEAMWLILQQDKPEDFVIATGVTTSVREFIILTFRELGIELSFSGEGVNEKANVVSCSNPDYQLPIGKEVVAVDPEYFRPTEVELLIGDASKAKQKLGWVPKHDLASLVKEMVAGDVMNVKKTLAQNRD, encoded by the coding sequence ATGAAAACTGCTTTAATTACCGGTATCACCGGACAGGACGGGGCCTATCTTGCAGAACTTTTACTGGAAAAAGGTTACCGGGTACATGGCATTAAAAGGCGTTCATCCCTGATAAATACCAGCCGGGTGGACCACCTCTACCAGGATCCGCATGAGAAGGATGTCCGCTTTAGTATGCACTACGGCGATATGACGGACAGCACCAACCTGATCCGTATTGTGCAGGAAACACAGCCGGATGAGATCTATAACCTGGCAGCCATGAGCCATGTGAAAGTGAGTTTTGACACACCGGAATATACAGCCAATGCAGACGGGATCGGAACATTGCGGCTGATGGAAGCAATACGCATACTGGGAATGGAAAAGAAGACAAAGATCTACCAGGCATCCACATCCGAATTATACGGACTGGTGCAGGAAGTGCCGCAGAGCGAAAAAACCCCATTCTATCCAAGAAGCCCTTATGCGGTTGCCAAAATGTATGGTTTCTGGATCGTTGTGAACTACCGGGAAGCGTACAATATGTTTGCCTGCAATGGCATTCTTTTTAATCACGAAAGTCCCAGGCGTGGCGAAACATTTGTTACCAGGAAAATAACCATGGCTGCCGCTGCCATTGCACACGGCCTGCAGGATAAATTATATTTAGGAAACCTGAATGCACAACGGGACTGGGGACATGCAAAGGATTATGTTGAGGCCATGTGGCTGATCCTGCAACAGGATAAACCGGAGGATTTTGTGATCGCTACGGGTGTTACAACCAGTGTACGGGAGTTTATTATATTAACTTTCAGGGAACTTGGTATTGAATTGTCATTTTCCGGGGAAGGTGTTAATGAAAAAGCCAATGTTGTTTCGTGCAGCAACCCTGATTACCAATTGCCCATTGGTAAAGAAGTAGTGGCAGTAGACCCGGAATATTTCCGTCCCACCGAAGTGGAACTATTGATCGGGGATGCCAGCAAGGCAAAACAAAAACTGGGATGGGTACCCAAACACGACCTGGCATCTTTGGTGAAAGAAATGGTGGCAGGCGATGTGATGAATGTAAAGAAAACCCTGGCGCAGAACAGGGATTGA
- a CDS encoding UpxY family transcription antiterminator, translating to MQKNWYAVYTKPQAEKKVAALLTKKKMEVLVPMVNAKTKLFRKNKFVFEPLFKSIVFVNATQEETQVLKQTNGVINLLHWLGKPAVIDTLEINAIREFTENYRNIKLEPTTVNNEEEVNNYNGSSISIEGKLYAVKNKMVRVKLPSLGYFLTAELEEESIFVREIPAVQNYRLAHS from the coding sequence ATGCAGAAAAATTGGTATGCTGTTTACACGAAGCCACAGGCAGAAAAAAAAGTGGCAGCATTGTTAACAAAAAAGAAAATGGAAGTTTTAGTCCCTATGGTGAATGCAAAAACAAAACTGTTCCGGAAAAACAAGTTTGTTTTTGAACCTTTGTTCAAATCCATAGTATTCGTAAATGCCACCCAGGAAGAAACACAGGTCCTGAAGCAGACGAATGGAGTTATAAACCTGTTGCACTGGTTGGGAAAACCAGCGGTGATAGATACTTTGGAAATAAATGCCATCAGGGAATTTACCGAGAATTACCGGAACATCAAACTGGAACCTACCACGGTGAATAACGAAGAAGAAGTGAATAATTACAATGGATCTTCTATTTCCATCGAGGGGAAATTGTATGCTGTAAAAAATAAAATGGTCAGGGTAAAATTGCCTTCACTGGGTTATTTTTTAACCGCCGAACTGGAAGAAGAAAGCATCTTCGTAAGGGAAATTCCTGCAGTACAAAACTATAGATTAGCTCATTCGTGA
- a CDS encoding DUF2911 domain-containing protein, translating to MNTRKVFLSLGLFSNMFLFIACDQQKKNVEDQGPVPGQIPAVINDSGSLGIDKSPMDMIYFPVDYPKEKMITPGLENPLARVIYSRPQKNGRTIFADSSTAKNFIQHYGQEWRLGANEATEIEFFKAATIQGKKIPAGRYILYCIPYKDTWKIIFNSNLFSWGLHMDKTKDIAEIELSAGKSNTQAEYFTMLFQKASYGCDLLMAWGDVKVTMPIGFN from the coding sequence ATGAATACAAGAAAAGTTTTTTTATCCCTCGGACTGTTTTCCAATATGTTCCTTTTTATCGCCTGCGATCAGCAAAAGAAGAATGTAGAAGATCAAGGTCCCGTTCCCGGACAGATACCGGCAGTTATAAACGACAGCGGATCATTGGGCATTGACAAATCTCCCATGGATATGATCTATTTCCCGGTTGATTACCCCAAAGAAAAGATGATCACTCCGGGTCTTGAAAACCCTTTGGCAAGAGTAATATACAGCAGACCCCAGAAGAACGGCAGGACAATCTTTGCAGATTCATCCACCGCAAAAAACTTTATCCAGCATTACGGGCAGGAGTGGCGGCTGGGTGCCAATGAGGCCACAGAGATCGAATTCTTTAAAGCGGCAACCATACAGGGGAAAAAGATTCCTGCCGGCCGGTATATTTTGTATTGCATCCCTTACAAGGATACGTGGAAGATCATTTTCAACAGCAATCTCTTTAGCTGGGGATTGCACATGGATAAAACCAAAGATATTGCTGAAATTGAACTGTCTGCAGGTAAAAGCAATACCCAGGCAGAGTATTTCACCATGCTGTTCCAGAAAGCTTCTTATGGCTGCGACCTGCTGATGGCCTGGGGCGATGTTAAAGTGACCATGCCCATCGGTTTCAACTGA
- the asnB gene encoding asparagine synthase (glutamine-hydrolyzing), giving the protein MCGIAGILLNKPNSEAPVFLKKMTDALAHRGPDAEGSWSNEKNTVHLGHRRLSIIDLSNNAAQPMPYAAGRYHIVHNGEIYNYAGIKKFLQNKGYSFSSRTDTEVIVAAYDYWKERCLQQFDGMFSFVIWDEKEEQLFAARDRFGEKPFYYYEDHEHFIFASEMKALWKTGIEKNIDRKMLLNYLTLGHVQNCVDKEQTFFESVYSLPPAHYLKVSPADRQSRIKRYWQLNKETRIEISETDAAEKFTEIFDSSVKKRLRSDVPVGTSLSGGLDSSSVAASINHLNRISPAAEDIAHILGNPSGKLQSFSAVFPGFENDESAYINLLTGNLSIKNHQTQPDAAGLINEFEKLCYHQEEPFQSAGIYTQYKVFELAKQHDVKVLLDGQGADEILAGYPRYIHWYLQEVLSRHKLGASRKERKAFLKNDQHFPWDIKNIFAAFLPSHAAIQLEKKEYLKTIHQPDISTDLIRSLAGREWEGIHKPIVTKLNDILYFNTSEMGLEELLRFADRNSMAHGREVRLPFLSHELVEFVFSLPSQLKMQAGWTKYLLRKAMDKRLPPEITWRKNKVGFEPPQKLWMQNGAVQEYIQESKRKLVKAGILNKKALDKKIEPAAAHAEKNYDWRYLCAAQLL; this is encoded by the coding sequence ATGTGTGGTATTGCCGGGATATTATTGAACAAACCCAACAGCGAGGCGCCCGTCTTTTTAAAAAAAATGACAGATGCCCTGGCCCATCGTGGGCCGGATGCAGAAGGTTCCTGGAGCAATGAAAAAAACACGGTTCACCTGGGGCACCGCAGGCTTTCCATAATTGACCTGAGCAACAACGCCGCCCAGCCCATGCCCTATGCGGCCGGACGTTACCACATTGTTCATAATGGAGAAATATACAACTACGCCGGAATAAAGAAGTTTTTACAGAACAAGGGGTACAGCTTCTCTTCCCGGACCGACACCGAAGTGATCGTGGCCGCATACGATTACTGGAAAGAAAGATGCCTGCAGCAATTTGACGGTATGTTCTCCTTTGTGATCTGGGACGAAAAAGAAGAACAGCTTTTTGCAGCCCGGGACCGCTTTGGAGAAAAGCCTTTTTATTACTACGAGGATCATGAGCATTTTATCTTTGCCAGTGAAATGAAGGCCTTATGGAAGACCGGGATCGAAAAGAATATTGACCGGAAAATGCTGCTCAACTACCTTACCCTTGGGCATGTACAGAACTGCGTAGATAAAGAGCAGACTTTTTTTGAATCCGTTTATTCACTCCCGCCCGCACATTATTTAAAAGTTTCACCCGCCGACAGGCAATCAAGAATTAAACGCTATTGGCAGCTTAATAAAGAAACAAGGATAGAGATCTCTGAAACCGATGCTGCAGAAAAATTCACCGAAATATTTGATTCCTCTGTGAAAAAGAGGCTGCGAAGCGATGTGCCTGTTGGAACAAGTTTAAGCGGCGGGCTGGATAGCTCGTCGGTAGCTGCTTCTATAAATCACCTGAACAGGATAAGCCCTGCCGCAGAAGATATTGCCCATATCCTGGGCAACCCCTCCGGAAAGCTGCAAAGCTTTTCTGCAGTTTTCCCGGGTTTTGAAAATGATGAATCTGCCTACATAAACCTGCTGACCGGGAATTTATCCATAAAAAATCATCAAACCCAGCCGGATGCTGCCGGGCTCATCAATGAATTTGAAAAACTATGTTATCACCAGGAAGAGCCTTTTCAGTCTGCCGGCATCTATACACAGTACAAAGTATTTGAACTGGCCAAACAACACGATGTAAAAGTATTGCTTGACGGCCAGGGTGCCGATGAAATACTGGCCGGTTATCCCAGGTATATACATTGGTACCTGCAGGAGGTGCTGAGCAGGCATAAACTGGGTGCATCCCGGAAAGAAAGAAAAGCATTCCTGAAAAATGATCAGCATTTCCCATGGGATATTAAAAATATTTTCGCCGCATTCCTGCCTTCGCATGCAGCCATTCAGCTTGAAAAGAAAGAATACCTTAAAACGATTCACCAGCCGGATATAAGTACTGACCTGATCCGGTCACTGGCGGGGCGGGAGTGGGAAGGCATTCACAAACCCATTGTTACCAAACTCAATGATATCCTGTACTTCAATACCTCCGAAATGGGCCTGGAAGAACTGCTGCGCTTTGCCGACCGGAACAGCATGGCCCATGGCAGGGAAGTAAGGCTTCCCTTCTTAAGCCATGAACTGGTTGAATTTGTTTTTTCACTTCCTTCCCAATTAAAAATGCAGGCTGGCTGGACAAAGTACCTGCTGAGAAAAGCCATGGATAAACGGTTGCCCCCTGAGATCACCTGGAGGAAGAATAAAGTGGGTTTTGAACCGCCGCAAAAATTGTGGATGCAGAATGGCGCCGTTCAGGAATACATCCAGGAATCAAAACGAAAACTGGTAAAGGCCGGTATTCTCAATAAAAAAGCGCTCGATAAAAAGATCGAACCAGCGGCGGCACACGCCGAAAAAAATTACGACTGGCGGTATTTATGTGCCGCACAACTTCTATAA
- a CDS encoding DUF2911 domain-containing protein — translation MMRLLLAFLLLCFSVPGIHAQGKLPPLDKSPMDMSHYPSNYPLLKIQDKLTGPLIARIIYSRPQKGGRLIFGDLIEYGKVWRLGANEATEIEFYKDVRINNTKIKKGRYTLYCIPYADKWTIIINKETDTWGSFRYDAKKDLLRVDIALQKQTETTEEFVMAFEKSSTGDVLIIAWEDVKLNLPIVF, via the coding sequence ATGATGCGGTTGTTATTGGCATTCCTGCTTCTTTGTTTTTCTGTCCCCGGTATACATGCGCAGGGTAAACTACCCCCGCTGGACAAATCACCCATGGACATGAGCCATTACCCCAGCAATTATCCCCTGCTTAAGATCCAGGATAAGCTGACAGGGCCCCTTATAGCCCGCATCATTTACAGCAGGCCCCAAAAGGGCGGCCGGTTGATCTTTGGCGACCTGATCGAATACGGTAAGGTCTGGAGGCTGGGTGCCAATGAAGCCACAGAAATTGAATTTTACAAAGACGTCAGGATCAACAACACAAAAATAAAAAAGGGACGATATACCCTGTATTGCATACCCTATGCCGACAAATGGACGATCATTATTAACAAAGAAACGGACACCTGGGGTTCGTTCAGGTATGATGCAAAAAAAGACCTGCTCCGCGTAGACATAGCCTTGCAAAAGCAAACGGAAACAACCGAGGAGTTTGTGATGGCTTTTGAAAAATCATCAACCGGTGATGTGTTGATCATTGCCTGGGAGGATGTAAAACTGAATTTACCGATCGTATTTTAA
- a CDS encoding polysaccharide biosynthesis tyrosine autokinase: MLAPSTLGVNDPSLSNLITQLQTTQLEYEKLKKTVGENNPKLKALESQINTLRPSIADNIKNQKQSLVASRQSLNSTNSGYNAMLATVPKKEKQLLEISREHMTKANQYQTLLQKQQEIEMSLASVISNSRVVDKAMAGKDPVSPKKTMIYMMALIGALGAFAGIIILKDTITGKIKFRNEIEKMTSIPIIGEIAFEKTQNPLVIEKGTRSFVAEEFRKLRVSLSFLGIDSAHKKILLTSSISGEGKSFIAANLAVSLSLTGKKVVLVDLDLNQPTLSKIMNVHYEYGATEFLNGEKDAYAVVNKLKTHDNLYFISAGNLPENPTELLANGKVEKLIGYLENNYDMVVIDTSPSALVTDAFILSKLCDATLYVIRHNYTPKMLIKRIDENNQINPIKNPAIVFNGLKNRGIFKNSYGYGYNYVYGKKEYGYGSKNRKQKKSA; the protein is encoded by the coding sequence ATGCTTGCTCCTTCAACATTGGGCGTAAATGACCCGTCTCTTTCAAACCTGATCACCCAGCTTCAGACCACACAGCTGGAATACGAGAAATTGAAAAAAACGGTCGGTGAGAATAATCCCAAACTGAAGGCGCTTGAAAGCCAGATCAACACCCTCAGGCCCAGCATTGCAGACAACATTAAAAATCAAAAGCAGAGCCTGGTGGCATCCAGGCAGAGTTTAAATTCCACCAACAGCGGCTACAATGCAATGCTTGCCACCGTACCTAAAAAGGAGAAACAACTGCTGGAGATCAGCCGGGAACACATGACCAAGGCCAATCAATACCAAACCCTGCTGCAAAAGCAACAGGAGATTGAAATGTCCCTGGCTTCTGTGATCTCCAACAGCCGGGTGGTTGATAAAGCGATGGCCGGAAAAGATCCTGTTAGCCCTAAAAAAACAATGATATACATGATGGCGCTGATCGGGGCCCTTGGTGCATTTGCGGGAATCATTATCTTAAAGGATACCATCACGGGTAAGATAAAATTCAGGAACGAGATCGAAAAGATGACCTCCATTCCCATCATTGGAGAGATCGCCTTTGAAAAAACACAGAATCCGCTGGTCATCGAGAAGGGTACCCGGAGTTTTGTGGCTGAGGAATTCAGGAAACTGAGGGTTTCGTTGTCTTTCCTGGGAATTGATTCGGCCCATAAAAAAATATTGCTCACCTCAAGCATATCGGGCGAGGGGAAGAGTTTCATTGCCGCAAATCTGGCAGTCAGCCTTTCGCTTACCGGGAAGAAAGTAGTGCTGGTTGACCTGGATCTGAATCAGCCGACGCTTTCAAAGATCATGAATGTGCATTATGAATACGGGGCTACAGAATTTCTGAACGGCGAAAAAGACGCTTACGCGGTGGTAAATAAGCTAAAGACCCACGATAACCTCTACTTTATTTCGGCAGGGAATTTACCCGAAAACCCGACCGAATTGCTGGCAAACGGCAAAGTGGAAAAGCTGATCGGATATCTGGAGAACAATTATGATATGGTGGTGATCGATACCTCCCCGTCGGCATTGGTCACCGATGCCTTCATCCTGTCAAAACTGTGTGACGCCACGTTGTATGTGATCCGGCATAATTATACCCCGAAAATGCTCATTAAACGCATTGATGAGAATAACCAGATCAACCCCATTAAGAACCCGGCCATCGTTTTTAACGGGCTTAAGAACCGGGGGATATTCAAGAACAGTTACGGGTATGGGTACAATTACGTTTATGGCAAAAAGGAATACGGGTATGGTTCCAAAAACAGAAAACAAAAAAAATCAGCATAA
- a CDS encoding DUF479 domain-containing protein gives MNYLAHAYLSFQQPEILLGNMISDYIKGKNQFNYPVAVQKGIRLHRAIDGFTDTHPATQELKSFFRPQYRLYSGAFSDIVYDHFLATDTGEFGSETDLAGFAGNTYRLLDARADLFPPPFQKMFPYMKAHDWLSNYWFTWAIEKSFEGLVRRAVYLTESRIAFEIFNRHYNAMQHCYAAFFPELKKFTVHQFDELLKN, from the coding sequence ATGAATTACCTGGCCCACGCATATCTTTCCTTTCAGCAACCAGAGATACTTCTGGGCAACATGATCAGTGATTATATAAAAGGTAAGAACCAGTTCAACTACCCCGTTGCCGTACAAAAAGGTATCCGGCTGCACCGGGCCATTGATGGTTTTACCGATACCCACCCCGCAACACAGGAATTGAAATCGTTTTTCCGGCCACAGTACCGTCTCTATTCAGGTGCATTTTCCGACATCGTATACGACCATTTCCTGGCAACTGACACGGGTGAGTTTGGTTCAGAAACAGACCTGGCCGGATTTGCCGGAAATACCTACCGGCTTCTGGATGCAAGGGCTGATCTCTTTCCGCCCCCGTTTCAAAAAATGTTCCCTTACATGAAAGCGCACGACTGGTTATCCAACTACTGGTTCACCTGGGCCATTGAAAAGAGTTTCGAAGGACTGGTCCGAAGGGCCGTATATCTTACAGAAAGCAGGATCGCTTTTGAAATATTCAACCGGCACTACAATGCCATGCAGCACTGTTATGCTGCTTTTTTTCCTGAACTGAAGAAATTTACCGTACATCAATTCGATGAACTTTTGAAAAACTGA
- a CDS encoding cystathionine gamma-synthase, whose protein sequence is MKLATKFIHAGAEPDPSTGAIMVPIYQTSTYVQEAPGKNKGYEYARSQNPTRKALEDAYASIENGRFALAFGSGVAATDSVIKLLNPGDEVIAANDMYGGTYRLFTKVWERYGIKFRYVDTTNAENVKAAVTAATKLIWIETPTNPLMNITDIAAMAAIARSAKALLCVDNTFASPYLQNPLDLGADIVMHSATKYLSGHSDVIQGALMMNDPELREKLYFIQKSCGAVPGPMDCFLILRGIKTLHVRMKQHCENGERIATWLRSHPKVARVYWPGFEDSAGYAVAKKQMRGFGGMISFELKDESVAAATKVLSSTHLFSLAESLGGVESLINHPASMTHASIPREERIKNGLSDSLIRLSVGIEDADDLVEDLEQAIG, encoded by the coding sequence ATGAAGCTTGCTACGAAATTTATTCATGCCGGTGCCGAACCCGACCCCAGCACGGGCGCCATCATGGTCCCCATTTATCAAACCAGCACTTATGTACAGGAAGCCCCGGGAAAGAACAAGGGCTACGAGTATGCCCGTTCCCAAAATCCCACCCGGAAGGCCCTGGAAGATGCCTATGCTAGCATTGAGAATGGCAGGTTTGCCCTGGCATTTGGCAGTGGGGTGGCGGCTACGGACAGTGTAATAAAATTATTGAATCCCGGCGATGAAGTAATTGCCGCCAATGATATGTATGGCGGAACCTACCGGCTGTTCACCAAAGTGTGGGAACGGTATGGCATAAAATTCAGGTATGTGGATACCACGAATGCCGAAAATGTAAAAGCGGCTGTTACGGCTGCTACAAAACTGATCTGGATCGAAACCCCCACCAACCCGCTGATGAACATCACCGATATTGCTGCCATGGCGGCGATAGCAAGATCGGCAAAAGCCCTGCTCTGCGTGGATAATACCTTTGCTTCCCCTTACCTGCAAAATCCCCTGGACCTGGGTGCCGATATTGTCATGCATTCCGCCACCAAGTATTTAAGCGGCCACAGCGATGTGATCCAGGGTGCCCTGATGATGAATGACCCGGAACTGAGGGAAAAATTATATTTCATACAAAAAAGCTGCGGTGCAGTACCGGGTCCGATGGATTGCTTCCTGATCCTGAGGGGGATCAAAACGCTTCACGTACGCATGAAACAGCATTGCGAGAACGGAGAAAGGATTGCCACCTGGCTGCGCAGCCATCCCAAAGTAGCCAGGGTTTACTGGCCGGGCTTTGAAGACAGTGCAGGTTACGCTGTTGCTAAAAAGCAAATGCGTGGCTTTGGCGGCATGATCAGCTTTGAGCTCAAAGATGAAAGCGTGGCTGCGGCAACAAAGGTCCTTTCTTCCACCCACCTGTTTTCGCTGGCTGAAAGCCTCGGTGGTGTTGAATCACTGATCAATCATCCCGCCAGCATGACGCATGCCAGCATACCCAGGGAAGAACGGATCAAAAACGGCTTGTCAGACTCCCTCATCCGGTTAAGTGTAGGCATTGAGGATGCCGACGACCTGGTAGAAGACCTGGAACAGGCAATTGGATAA
- a CDS encoding polysaccharide biosynthesis/export family protein has translation MAGRYITIFILQFLLVYTSCTPSKKVAYFQNAQDSAFRQVLGTIEAPIQKNDILNIVVSSLSPEEDVKYNRIDNTTKGYLVNNDGTIQLPKLGNVMAAGLTKKQLTDKITNIILEKKELLNPIVEIRQLNFEVTVLGEVTNPTVINVPSEKISLVKALGLAGDITIYGKRDNILLIREEDGKRMTRHLDINSADFLSSEYYYLKPNDVVYVEPNKAKIATTNRSQQVLPLIFSSISVLILVLDRVIK, from the coding sequence ATGGCTGGAAGATATATTACTATATTTATCTTACAATTTTTGTTGGTTTATACCTCTTGCACACCCTCTAAAAAGGTCGCATACTTCCAAAATGCCCAGGATTCTGCATTTCGCCAGGTTTTAGGAACGATTGAAGCTCCTATCCAGAAAAATGATATCCTTAATATAGTTGTTTCGAGTCTTAGTCCTGAAGAGGATGTTAAGTATAACCGTATTGATAACACAACCAAGGGTTACCTGGTAAATAATGATGGCACCATCCAGCTTCCCAAATTAGGGAATGTGATGGCTGCCGGTCTTACTAAAAAACAACTGACAGATAAGATAACCAATATAATCCTGGAAAAAAAGGAGCTGCTGAACCCGATCGTAGAGATACGTCAGCTCAACTTTGAGGTCACGGTATTGGGCGAGGTTACCAACCCTACTGTAATAAACGTACCCAGTGAAAAGATATCACTGGTAAAGGCGTTGGGGTTGGCCGGCGATATCACCATTTACGGCAAAAGGGATAATATCTTATTGATCCGGGAGGAAGACGGCAAAAGGATGACCCGGCACCTGGATATCAATTCAGCGGATTTCTTAAGTTCAGAATATTATTACCTGAAACCGAATGACGTGGTTTATGTGGAACCCAACAAAGCGAAGATTGCCACAACCAACCGTTCGCAACAGGTATTACCTCTTATATTCAGCAGTATATCTGTTCTCATTCTTGTATTAGACAGGGTGATAAAATAA
- a CDS encoding SdpI family protein: MKRSALFHMLFPFVMMCIPWIYLAMIWGDLPEIIPTHFGIGGTPDKFGAKSELLIAPAILSVVGILMYFILRNIHKIDPKKKYSATTAAVMGKIAFVVILFLCAVTMLIIYWMVKGKVEGLPVFFCGLGLFLAYLGNLMHSIKPNYFVGFRIPWALENEENWRKTHQLASKIWFAGGLLLAVISLLLSTKVIIPVFISSIFLMAVIPVVYSFNIYRLSDKPGNKK; this comes from the coding sequence ATGAAACGTTCAGCTTTATTTCACATGCTGTTCCCGTTTGTGATGATGTGCATCCCCTGGATCTATCTTGCAATGATCTGGGGAGACCTTCCGGAGATCATCCCAACCCATTTCGGGATCGGCGGAACCCCCGATAAATTTGGAGCAAAGAGTGAATTATTGATCGCCCCGGCGATCCTGTCGGTTGTGGGGATCCTGATGTATTTTATACTCAGGAATATCCATAAGATAGACCCCAAGAAGAAATATTCTGCCACCACTGCCGCTGTGATGGGTAAAATAGCGTTTGTTGTTATCCTTTTCCTTTGCGCTGTAACAATGCTCATCATATACTGGATGGTGAAAGGTAAAGTAGAAGGCTTGCCGGTCTTCTTTTGTGGCCTCGGCCTGTTTTTGGCCTACCTCGGCAACCTGATGCACAGTATAAAACCAAATTACTTTGTGGGGTTCCGCATTCCATGGGCACTGGAAAACGAAGAGAACTGGAGAAAGACACACCAACTGGCAAGTAAGATCTGGTTTGCAGGAGGTTTGCTCCTGGCAGTGATCTCCCTGCTGCTCAGCACCAAAGTTATTATCCCTGTATTTATCAGCAGCATCTTCCTGATGGCGGTGATCCCCGTCGTTTATTCTTTTAATATTTACCGGCTGTCTGACAAACCGGGCAACAAAAAATAG